In one Elephas maximus indicus isolate mEleMax1 chromosome 9, mEleMax1 primary haplotype, whole genome shotgun sequence genomic region, the following are encoded:
- the NUDT2 gene encoding bis(5'-nucleosyl)-tetraphosphatase [asymmetrical], with the protein MALRACGLIIFRRHLIPKIDNSSIEFLLLQASDGIHHWTPPKGHVDPGENDLETALRETREEAGIEAGQLTIIEGFRKDLNYVARGKPKTVIYWLAEVKDYDVEIRLSHEHQAYRWLSLEEACQLAQFEEMKAALKEGHQFLCSTAA; encoded by the exons ATGGCCCTGAGAGCGTGTGGCTTGATCATCTTCCGAAGGCACCTCATTCCCAAAATAGACAACAGTTCAATTGAGTTTCTACTGCTACAGGCATCAGACGGCATTCATCACTGGACTCCTCCCAAAG GCCACGTGGATCCAGGAGAAAATGACTTGGAAACAGCCCTGAGGGAGACTCGGGAGGAAGCGGGCATAGAAGCAGGCCAGCTGACCATCATTGAGGGGTTCAGAAAGGACCTTAATTATGTGGCCAGGGGGAAGCCTAAAACAGTCATCTACTGGCTGGCGGAGGTAAAGGACTATGATGTGGAGATCCGCCTCTCCCACGAGCACCAAGCCTACCGCTGGCTGAGTCTGGAAGAGGCCTGCCAATTGGCTCAGTTCGAGGAGATGAAGGCAGCACTCAAAGAAGGACACCAATTCCTCTGCTCCACAGCAGCCTGA